A single window of Halobacillus naozhouensis DNA harbors:
- a CDS encoding alpha/beta hydrolase produces the protein MGKVTFSNSRRLALVGDLYRNEGNRIVIMCHGFLSNRSSRGRFDLFTSAFYRLGYSVLRFDFGGCGESDDTPLTLSNEVDDLTSAMNYARGAGFTEMVLYGHSLGARVCLEAYDPQYVKTMILTGAGTGPVHYHWPDHFSQEELVTLQSNGHFSVKVSDPHRDEMVITKEMLLDFERCDQKHMLSRIICPILLIHGNKGEEKLLMSITKQGMKWLHHHSKLVVVIDGAAHHFMDHLDTVQETFSNWLATCENGEDQHV, from the coding sequence ATGGGAAAGGTTACGTTTTCTAACAGCAGGAGGCTGGCTTTAGTTGGTGATTTGTACAGGAATGAGGGGAACCGGATCGTTATTATGTGTCATGGCTTTCTTTCTAATCGTTCTTCTCGTGGTCGCTTTGATTTATTTACCTCAGCTTTCTACAGACTCGGTTATAGTGTACTGCGCTTTGACTTTGGCGGGTGTGGGGAAAGTGATGACACTCCCCTGACATTGTCTAATGAAGTAGATGACCTCACTTCGGCTATGAACTATGCCAGGGGTGCAGGCTTTACTGAAATGGTTCTTTACGGACACAGCTTAGGAGCACGAGTATGTTTAGAGGCTTACGATCCTCAATACGTTAAAACTATGATCTTAACAGGGGCAGGCACAGGACCTGTCCATTACCATTGGCCTGACCACTTTTCCCAGGAGGAACTCGTCACATTACAAAGTAACGGGCACTTTTCAGTAAAAGTTTCGGATCCTCATCGTGACGAAATGGTCATCACAAAAGAAATGCTGCTTGATTTTGAACGCTGTGATCAAAAACACATGCTCTCGAGGATCATTTGCCCAATTCTTCTTATCCATGGAAATAAGGGCGAGGAGAAGCTTTTAATGTCTATAACAAAGCAAGGAATGAAGTGGCTTCACCACCACTCCAAACTAGTAGTAGTAATTGACGGGGCTGCGCATCATTTTATGGACCACCTTGATACTGTTCAAGAAACCTTTTCGAACTGGTTGGCTACCTGCGAGAATGGGGAAGATCAGCACGTTTGA
- a CDS encoding cory-CC-star protein, with protein MSNKKLSLKRLVQFYDEVLSLPHKNEIARELRDEDDLFLLLVYSDMLGIPNPAFYYTLELYPYIIEKFHDWHLRMGMEKSPLDGIRCC; from the coding sequence ATGAGTAACAAAAAACTATCTTTAAAACGACTCGTTCAATTTTATGATGAAGTCTTGAGCCTCCCCCACAAAAATGAAATTGCCAGAGAGCTCAGAGATGAAGACGACTTGTTTCTATTGCTCGTCTATTCTGATATGCTCGGCATCCCCAATCCTGCCTTTTATTACACCCTTGAATTGTATCCTTACATTATTGAGAAGTTCCACGACTGGCACTTAAGAATGGGGATGGAAAAATCACCGCTAGATGGAATACGCTGCTGTTAA
- a CDS encoding carbon starvation CstA family protein — protein sequence MSGIWLAIAGIIIFTLGYKYYSKFIAEKIYRLDPNYVTPAHKYEDGVDFVPTNKFVLWGHHFTSVAGAAPIVGPAIAVYWGWLPAILWVLLGTVFAAGVHDFGTLVLSVRNKGQSMGTLASKLIGERAKKLFLFIILLLVLMVNAVFAWVIANLFISFPASVVSVFIQIPLAIWIGYSVYKKKGSMLLPSIVALAVMYLAAIVASYVPVLQIDLVKYFGGEGATTFLGANATSMAFFVWIIVLMVYVYIASTLPVWKLLQPRDYINSHQLLVGLGLLYLGLLFTNPQVTAPVTNGQADVSWFPLLFITIACGAISGFHGLVSSGTTSKQLSNEKEARFVGYLGAVGEGSLALIAIIAVITFFPSAGEFSATYSSFTEASGAGLTVFIQGAAQLATGLGIPSVVASTIVSVIIVSFAATTLDSSVRLMRYIISELGTEYNFKPITKVHVATSVAVVSSAALTLIPQGPKGFGSGGYLLWPLFGTSNQLLAGISLLLISIWLKRLGRNYWPTLIPMLFIMFMTLWAMIDQVITEWAPWAAGSDWLLFSFGAIILVFTIWILLTAASALLNGKDNDIEKSA from the coding sequence ATGAGTGGTATTTGGCTAGCCATTGCTGGAATTATCATCTTTACACTAGGTTATAAGTACTATTCAAAGTTCATTGCTGAAAAGATCTATCGTTTGGATCCAAACTATGTAACCCCTGCCCATAAGTACGAAGATGGGGTCGATTTTGTCCCTACCAATAAATTTGTCTTATGGGGACATCATTTTACATCCGTTGCCGGAGCAGCCCCCATAGTCGGACCAGCTATAGCTGTTTACTGGGGTTGGCTTCCAGCGATCCTTTGGGTACTGCTCGGAACTGTATTTGCGGCTGGTGTTCACGACTTTGGAACATTGGTTTTATCTGTTCGAAACAAGGGTCAATCCATGGGTACATTAGCAAGCAAGCTGATTGGCGAACGAGCAAAGAAATTATTTTTATTCATTATTTTATTATTAGTACTGATGGTTAACGCTGTTTTTGCCTGGGTAATTGCAAACTTATTCATTTCGTTTCCGGCAAGTGTTGTATCAGTCTTTATTCAAATTCCCCTTGCGATTTGGATTGGATATAGCGTCTATAAGAAAAAAGGCAGTATGTTACTTCCATCGATCGTTGCCCTTGCCGTTATGTACTTAGCGGCTATTGTCGCCAGTTATGTTCCCGTTTTACAAATTGATTTAGTTAAATATTTCGGCGGGGAAGGTGCCACTACGTTCCTTGGGGCAAATGCCACTTCAATGGCCTTCTTTGTTTGGATCATTGTGTTAATGGTGTATGTATATATTGCTTCTACCCTACCTGTTTGGAAGCTCTTGCAGCCGCGAGATTACATTAACTCGCACCAGCTATTGGTCGGTTTAGGACTATTATATCTAGGTTTGCTGTTTACAAACCCGCAAGTAACAGCACCAGTAACAAATGGGCAAGCAGATGTTTCCTGGTTCCCGCTCTTATTTATTACCATTGCCTGCGGAGCCATTTCTGGTTTCCACGGATTGGTGTCATCTGGAACTACCTCCAAGCAGCTGAGCAATGAGAAAGAGGCCCGTTTCGTAGGCTACCTGGGTGCTGTCGGCGAAGGGTCCTTAGCTTTAATAGCGATCATTGCCGTAATTACGTTTTTCCCGTCAGCAGGAGAATTTTCAGCTACGTACAGCAGTTTTACAGAAGCGAGCGGGGCCGGTCTTACCGTGTTTATCCAAGGAGCAGCCCAATTAGCTACAGGTCTTGGTATCCCGTCCGTTGTGGCATCAACGATTGTATCAGTTATCATTGTTAGTTTTGCCGCTACCACCCTGGATTCTTCTGTTCGACTAATGCGCTACATTATTTCGGAATTAGGAACAGAATATAACTTTAAACCTATAACAAAAGTACACGTGGCAACATCAGTGGCCGTTGTTTCCAGTGCAGCCTTAACATTGATCCCGCAAGGACCAAAAGGGTTTGGATCCGGTGGTTACCTGCTTTGGCCCCTGTTCGGTACATCTAACCAACTGCTGGCAGGAATTAGTTTGCTGCTGATCTCTATCTGGTTAAAACGGCTTGGCCGAAACTATTGGCCGACCCTCATCCCTATGCTGTTTATCATGTTTATGACATTATGGGCCATGATTGACCAGGTGATCACAGAATGGGCACCTTGGGCAGCGGGAAGTGATTGGCTGCTGTTCAGCTTTGGTGCGATCATCCTAGTCTTTACCATTTGGATCTTATTAACTGCTGCCTCGGCCCTTCTTAACGGAAAAGATAACGATATTGAGAAAAGTGCTTAA
- the pabB gene encoding aminodeoxychorismate synthase component I, which translates to MNEPHLFFDFANQYGVNQPMLFTHPHHIIKANVLDEVQSAFAQVEAALAEGFYVAGCVSYEAAPAFDEALEVKPKGDWPLIWFGVFTEPELQFETSAVPSEEFSVSSWKMDATFDEYQGGIEKIKAAIERGDTYQVNYTTRLETAFEGDAFSFYKQLAGNQQSSYSAYLSLDDQRKILSASPELFFRKNGEHLVTKPMKGTAKRGRTLEEDEVSRRELSGSSKEQSENLMIVDLLRNDVGRLAVTGTVQTPKLFDIETYPTLHQMTSTVEGKLPKGTSMYQIFQALFPCGSITGAPKVSTMEYIASLESSPRDIYCGAIGYMTPHQEAVFNVPIRTVLLNQGKAVYGAGGGITWDSTTEGEYEELHTKARLLTEERPSFKLLETMKLSDGKYSLLNCHLNRIGQSARYFNYSFDEKHASAKLQQLARSHPQGLYKVRMLNDQWGDVELETDALNVSPEEVYCTVAHRPVDHTDPFLFHKTTHRRIYEQHQNNASDGSFAVLLWNERGELTEFTTANLVVKHKGEYSTPPISSGLLAGTLREELIARGQVKEQILYKDDLASFEEVWMVNGLRGWIKARVEEDK; encoded by the coding sequence ATGAATGAACCTCACCTGTTCTTTGATTTTGCCAATCAGTATGGGGTGAACCAGCCGATGCTCTTCACTCATCCTCATCACATCATAAAAGCGAATGTTTTAGACGAAGTCCAAAGTGCTTTTGCCCAGGTGGAAGCCGCTTTAGCAGAAGGCTTTTATGTGGCAGGTTGTGTTTCCTATGAAGCAGCTCCGGCATTTGATGAAGCACTTGAAGTGAAGCCAAAAGGAGATTGGCCGCTAATTTGGTTTGGGGTGTTTACTGAACCTGAACTGCAGTTTGAAACTTCTGCTGTTCCATCCGAGGAATTTTCAGTTTCATCGTGGAAAATGGATGCAACTTTTGATGAGTATCAGGGAGGAATCGAAAAGATTAAAGCAGCCATCGAACGCGGGGACACCTATCAAGTTAATTACACGACAAGGCTTGAAACAGCTTTTGAGGGGGATGCTTTCTCTTTCTATAAACAGTTAGCCGGGAATCAACAATCTTCGTATAGCGCTTATCTGTCTCTTGATGATCAACGTAAGATTTTATCAGCCTCGCCAGAGTTGTTTTTTCGTAAAAATGGGGAACATCTCGTCACAAAGCCCATGAAAGGGACGGCTAAAAGAGGCAGAACGCTGGAAGAAGATGAAGTAAGCAGACGAGAATTGAGTGGATCCAGTAAGGAGCAGTCAGAGAACTTGATGATCGTCGATTTATTGCGAAATGATGTGGGAAGACTAGCAGTAACAGGCACTGTTCAAACACCAAAGTTATTCGATATTGAAACATATCCCACTCTCCATCAGATGACTTCCACCGTAGAGGGGAAATTGCCTAAAGGTACAAGCATGTATCAAATTTTCCAAGCCCTATTTCCTTGTGGATCTATAACAGGTGCCCCAAAGGTAAGTACGATGGAGTACATTGCGTCTCTTGAGTCGTCTCCAAGGGATATCTATTGTGGGGCTATTGGTTATATGACGCCACATCAAGAGGCCGTCTTCAATGTTCCTATTAGAACCGTTTTGCTGAATCAAGGAAAAGCTGTATATGGAGCTGGTGGAGGAATAACGTGGGATTCAACGACAGAAGGTGAATATGAAGAGCTTCATACGAAAGCCAGGCTGTTAACAGAAGAGAGGCCTTCGTTTAAACTTTTGGAGACGATGAAGCTTAGCGATGGGAAGTATTCACTCCTGAACTGTCATTTGAATCGGATCGGCCAATCGGCACGTTACTTTAACTATTCGTTTGATGAAAAACATGCTTCGGCTAAACTTCAGCAGCTGGCGCGAAGTCACCCTCAGGGGTTATATAAAGTACGAATGCTCAATGACCAATGGGGTGACGTTGAACTGGAGACGGATGCCCTCAATGTATCTCCTGAAGAGGTCTATTGTACAGTGGCTCACAGACCGGTAGACCATACTGATCCGTTTCTTTTTCATAAAACGACCCATCGGAGGATCTATGAGCAACACCAGAATAATGCTTCTGACGGAAGTTTCGCAGTTCTATTGTGGAACGAAAGAGGGGAGCTGACCGAGTTTACAACAGCAAACTTAGTTGTGAAGCATAAAGGAGAATATAGTACCCCTCCTATTTCGAGCGGCCTGCTGGCAGGAACTCTTAGAGAGGAATTGATAGCCCGGGGCCAGGTTAAAGAGCAAATTTTATATAAAGATGATCTCGCCTCATTTGAAGAGGTATGGATGGTCAATGGATTAAGAGGCTGGATAAAAGCCCGAGTAGAGGAGGATAAATGA
- a CDS encoding zinc-binding dehydrogenase translates to MKAIVHAEQEGLTGLLLQDIDAPSIQSNMVKVKLKTAGMNRRDIAVTLRHKTDQPPLVLGSDGAGIIEEMGEQVQGFAKGDEVIINPGLGWKHTSDAPPEGFEILGLPDNGTFGEYISVPADNIVSKPDHLSWEEAGVLPLAALTAYRVLFTRGKIKPEDTVMLPGIGSGVLTFALKFAKAVGARVIVTSRHEEKLEKAKDLGADIAIPTNSDWNEELKNEKVDLLIESVGRATFDQSLSIIRKGGTIVTFGATTEDEVTINIRKFFYGQFNLLGSTMGSADEFADMLSFVEQYNIKPELDRMFSLSQYKEAFEYLKETKNFGKIGFSIG, encoded by the coding sequence ATGAAAGCCATTGTACATGCAGAGCAAGAAGGATTAACAGGACTATTATTACAAGATATAGACGCCCCGTCTATTCAAAGCAATATGGTAAAAGTGAAACTGAAAACAGCAGGGATGAACCGCAGAGACATTGCTGTCACCTTAAGACACAAAACGGATCAGCCGCCCCTCGTGCTAGGTTCAGACGGGGCTGGGATCATAGAGGAAATGGGTGAACAGGTTCAAGGGTTCGCTAAAGGGGATGAAGTGATTATCAACCCAGGGCTAGGTTGGAAGCATACTAGTGATGCCCCACCTGAAGGATTTGAAATCCTGGGATTACCTGACAACGGAACATTTGGAGAGTATATCTCTGTACCTGCTGACAATATCGTTTCAAAGCCTGATCACTTGTCGTGGGAGGAGGCAGGAGTTCTGCCTCTTGCAGCGTTAACGGCTTACCGTGTCCTGTTTACACGAGGAAAAATTAAACCAGAAGACACGGTCATGCTTCCAGGGATCGGAAGCGGTGTACTCACTTTTGCATTGAAATTCGCGAAGGCTGTTGGAGCGAGAGTCATCGTTACCTCTAGACATGAAGAGAAACTAGAGAAAGCAAAAGATCTGGGAGCTGACATCGCCATCCCGACCAACTCGGACTGGAATGAGGAATTAAAGAATGAGAAAGTGGATTTGCTAATAGAAAGCGTAGGTCGTGCAACGTTTGATCAGTCCCTCTCAATCATTCGAAAAGGTGGTACAATTGTAACGTTTGGAGCCACTACAGAAGATGAAGTCACGATTAATATCCGTAAGTTTTTCTATGGTCAATTCAACTTACTCGGTTCAACGATGGGAAGCGCCGATGAATTCGCTGACATGCTTTCGTTTGTTGAACAATACAACATTAAGCCCGAACTTGATCGGATGTTCAGCTTATCTCAATATAAAGAAGCCTTTGAATACCTCAAGGAGACGAAGAATTTTGGGAAAATAGGTTTTTCAATAGGTTGA
- a CDS encoding anthranilate synthase component II — protein sequence MIVMIDNYDSFTYNLSQYFQLLDEEVVVFRNDAVTIEEIERLAPDLLVISPGPGHPCESGVCYELLNHFYRTTPVLGICLGHQIIVDFFGGKITNGKRPMHGKVTMITHDGKSIFQRVPCVVQVTRYHSLQTPADDLPLSLEISAMSEDSVVMAVRHHIHPVEGIQFHPESILTEHGFQMLSNAYEQALSFHEAKREGVTV from the coding sequence ATGATAGTAATGATTGATAACTATGATTCATTTACTTATAACCTGTCTCAATATTTTCAACTTCTGGATGAAGAAGTAGTTGTTTTTCGGAATGATGCAGTAACCATTGAGGAGATAGAGCGGTTAGCTCCAGATTTGCTTGTCATTTCGCCAGGTCCGGGACATCCTTGCGAGTCAGGGGTTTGCTATGAGCTATTGAACCATTTTTACAGAACGACCCCGGTTCTGGGGATTTGTCTGGGCCACCAGATTATTGTTGATTTTTTTGGAGGGAAGATAACGAATGGAAAACGTCCTATGCATGGTAAAGTGACCATGATAACCCATGATGGAAAGTCTATTTTCCAGAGGGTTCCGTGTGTAGTCCAGGTGACCAGGTATCATTCGCTTCAAACACCAGCCGACGATCTCCCATTGTCCTTAGAAATTAGTGCGATGTCGGAGGATTCCGTGGTCATGGCTGTTCGCCACCATATCCACCCTGTAGAAGGAATTCAGTTTCACCCGGAGTCTATTTTGACAGAACATGGTTTTCAAATGTTAAGCAACGCTTATGAGCAGGCCTTATCGTTTCATGAAGCAAAGAGGGAGGGAGTGACCGTATGA
- a CDS encoding ArsA family ATPase yields MNDLHHNKILFVGGKGGVGKSTSSAAMAVAFARAGHKTLVVSTDPAHNLGDIFHKKIKHEKTSLEENLWGMEVDPDRESKRYIEGVKDNLQGLVKSKMVEEVHRQIDMASASPGADEAALFDRLISIILEESDEFDKIIFDTAPTGHTIRLLTLPELMSVWIDGMLERRKKINDNYTELLNDGEPIDDPIYEILQKRKEKFSAVRKIILDEKQTGFIFVLIPERLPILETQQAIKQLDKHHLHIKTLIVNKVLPDHADGAFLQKRRKQERDYLNQIEEGFSNQQSINVPLFEEDVADMDKLSIFAAHLQPLTKEETHK; encoded by the coding sequence ATGAATGATCTACACCATAACAAAATCCTATTTGTCGGCGGTAAAGGTGGGGTCGGAAAGTCAACTTCTTCCGCTGCAATGGCCGTTGCTTTTGCCCGGGCTGGTCATAAAACGTTAGTCGTTTCGACCGATCCCGCTCATAATCTCGGAGATATTTTTCATAAAAAGATCAAGCATGAGAAAACCAGTCTAGAAGAAAATTTATGGGGGATGGAAGTTGATCCAGATCGTGAATCCAAACGCTACATTGAAGGTGTGAAAGATAATCTGCAAGGGTTAGTCAAATCGAAAATGGTTGAAGAGGTTCATAGGCAAATAGATATGGCCAGCGCTTCCCCTGGAGCAGACGAGGCCGCTTTATTCGACCGGCTGATCTCCATCATCCTGGAAGAATCAGACGAGTTTGATAAAATCATATTTGATACCGCCCCCACTGGTCACACGATCAGATTATTAACCTTGCCAGAGTTAATGAGTGTTTGGATAGACGGAATGCTTGAACGCAGGAAGAAAATCAATGACAATTATACAGAGCTTCTTAATGACGGGGAGCCAATAGATGATCCGATCTATGAGATTCTGCAAAAGCGGAAAGAGAAATTTTCAGCCGTTCGAAAGATTATATTAGATGAGAAGCAGACAGGGTTCATTTTTGTTCTCATCCCTGAACGTCTTCCGATTTTAGAAACACAACAGGCCATCAAGCAGTTAGATAAACACCATCTTCACATTAAAACATTGATCGTCAACAAAGTATTGCCTGATCATGCAGACGGAGCATTCTTGCAAAAACGCAGAAAGCAAGAACGAGACTACTTAAACCAAATCGAAGAAGGCTTTTCAAACCAACAATCGATTAACGTGCCATTGTTCGAAGAAGATGTAGCAGATATGGACAAACTTTCTATTTTTGCTGCTCATTTGCAACCACTGACTAAGGAGGAGACGCACAAATGA
- a CDS encoding thiol-disulfide oxidoreductase DCC family protein codes for MMKHVVFYDATCPFCFNVKRILRKVDWLNQLKWVSVQEVERENGKYPYLNGRNTRDEIHMLTKQGELKAGFHTIRELLLLLPPLSWMGLILYLPGMDRLGSPFYKWFSRHRYQWFGQYEQPRYQ; via the coding sequence ATGATGAAACATGTCGTTTTTTATGATGCAACGTGTCCTTTTTGTTTTAATGTAAAACGGATTTTGCGTAAGGTTGACTGGTTGAATCAGCTGAAATGGGTATCAGTTCAAGAGGTAGAAAGGGAGAATGGAAAGTATCCTTACTTGAACGGGCGTAATACACGGGACGAGATTCATATGCTCACGAAACAAGGTGAATTAAAAGCAGGATTTCACACAATTCGCGAGCTATTATTACTTTTACCCCCACTTTCCTGGATGGGGCTGATTTTATATCTTCCAGGAATGGACCGACTTGGCTCTCCATTTTATAAGTGGTTTTCCAGGCATCGATATCAATGGTTTGGTCAATATGAACAGCCTCGATACCAATAA
- a CDS encoding NADP-dependent oxidoreductase — translation MNREIQLIQRPDGTPTHEHLDIVEADAQQPENGEVLVQLLYVSVDPYMRGRMNDAKSYVAPFQLHEPIEGGVVAQVVESKAEAFSVGDIVTGSLQWREVTVASADSIRKVDPSLGSVTTSLGILGMPGLTAYFGLIDIGKPTEGETLVVSGAAGAVGSTVVQIGKLLGCYVVGIAGSDDKTSYIVNELGADAAINYKTEDVAESLQNACPNGVDIYFDNVGGQISDHVYPLLNKFARITQCGAIASYNVPNDQGPRMQMHLIKSSATIKGFVVGDYQNRFKEGFEHLSKWLKGGKLTYEETIHEGFENIPDAFFGLFKGDNTGKQLIKVSNSQ, via the coding sequence ATGAACAGGGAAATTCAACTGATTCAAAGACCGGATGGAACTCCCACCCATGAACATTTAGATATTGTCGAGGCTGATGCACAGCAGCCCGAAAATGGCGAAGTACTAGTTCAACTGCTGTATGTATCGGTTGACCCCTATATGAGAGGCCGCATGAATGATGCGAAGTCGTATGTCGCACCATTTCAATTACATGAACCTATCGAAGGCGGAGTAGTGGCACAAGTTGTCGAATCAAAAGCAGAAGCATTTTCCGTCGGTGACATCGTGACAGGATCCCTTCAGTGGAGAGAAGTAACCGTTGCGTCTGCTGATTCAATTAGAAAAGTAGACCCATCTCTAGGTTCTGTAACAACATCATTGGGAATTCTTGGAATGCCTGGGCTTACTGCTTATTTTGGCCTTATCGATATTGGGAAACCAACAGAAGGAGAAACTCTTGTTGTTTCTGGTGCTGCAGGGGCTGTGGGTTCTACTGTTGTCCAAATCGGAAAACTTCTCGGCTGCTACGTAGTGGGGATTGCCGGAAGTGATGATAAGACAAGCTATATTGTAAATGAATTAGGAGCAGATGCAGCTATCAACTATAAAACAGAAGATGTTGCTGAGTCTCTCCAGAACGCCTGCCCAAATGGTGTAGACATTTATTTTGATAACGTCGGAGGACAGATTTCTGATCACGTTTATCCATTGTTAAATAAATTTGCACGTATTACACAATGTGGTGCAATTGCTTCTTACAATGTTCCCAATGATCAAGGGCCGCGGATGCAAATGCATCTGATTAAATCCAGTGCTACGATTAAAGGGTTCGTAGTTGGAGATTACCAGAACCGTTTTAAAGAAGGATTTGAGCACCTTTCTAAGTGGCTGAAAGGTGGAAAACTGACTTATGAAGAGACGATTCATGAAGGATTTGAAAACATTCCGGATGCCTTCTTCGGCCTCTTTAAAGGGGACAATACAGGCAAACAACTCATCAAAGTTAGCAACTCACAATAA
- a CDS encoding response regulator gives MKVLIVDDDPLLTTFLRELCERDGLEAATAPNGREGLNQLSKHDYDIIIADYHMPIINGLELVQKVRLENQQIPILILTEDNSKEVAASFIKAGATDFALKPVKELDIISRIHLHAQLANMRKQLEADEDVYSAKGISKGTLESVADYLKEHRGANSVDTISKGIGLAYPTVYRYLMYLLEEGKVKQVIGHQKIGRPKKLYRWYTN, from the coding sequence ATGAAAGTCTTGATTGTGGACGATGATCCATTATTAACTACTTTTCTAAGGGAATTATGTGAAAGAGACGGGCTTGAGGCGGCAACTGCACCCAATGGGCGTGAGGGACTCAACCAGCTTAGTAAACACGATTATGATATTATAATCGCGGACTATCATATGCCTATTATTAATGGATTGGAGTTAGTTCAGAAAGTGCGTCTTGAAAATCAGCAAATTCCAATCCTTATCTTAACGGAAGATAACAGTAAAGAAGTTGCTGCATCATTTATAAAAGCTGGTGCTACAGATTTTGCCTTAAAACCTGTAAAGGAACTCGATATTATCTCCCGAATCCACTTACACGCCCAGCTCGCGAATATGAGGAAACAGCTGGAGGCCGATGAAGATGTATACAGCGCAAAAGGAATTAGTAAAGGAACGCTGGAGTCCGTCGCCGATTATCTGAAGGAACATCGTGGGGCGAACTCGGTCGACACCATTTCGAAAGGGATCGGGTTAGCTTACCCTACTGTCTATCGCTACTTGATGTATTTGTTGGAGGAAGGGAAAGTTAAACAAGTTATTGGCCACCAAAAGATTGGACGACCAAAGAAATTATATAGATGGTATACCAATTAG